A region from the Methanofollis liminatans DSM 4140 genome encodes:
- a CDS encoding MFS transporter: MKPPFNVTDPRYHLCALVVLSAVVVTVMFTEAMLTPALPLIQDEFGISGVWTSLILTSVLLVGAIITPVIGKCGDLFGKKRMMLVCIAIYAAGVVASGWATDIGSLLLFRALQGTGLGMFPLCYALIREQFPPERVPVAVGTIAAMFGAGTLLGIFVGSWIVGLYSWRMTFHLVAPAVFILLALTAIVIIPSPPRAGAPIDRAGMAAFTLTLLSFVLALTLGGTAGWSSPGILLLILMTAVFGALFVRVEAVAEEPMLDLSMVQKLPVLIALVIGLIVVMATFMLIQTLPYLIESPTGLGLPALAVGLILMPGSVADMISGPATGAMVGRWGVRPAMVLGSALLLVGALLYLFTGPSVAVLVIAGVLFNAGMSVTLTGNTIIVIRAADAADTGAWTAVYHTSQNIGGMIGPVIAGAFLTGFAVNVPGWTAPMPSTEAFHLVFVAISVLSLATLLLSLRVRDSET, encoded by the coding sequence GTGAAACCCCCTTTCAATGTAACAGACCCCCGCTACCACCTCTGCGCCCTCGTCGTCCTGAGCGCCGTCGTCGTCACCGTCATGTTCACCGAGGCGATGCTCACGCCGGCCCTCCCCCTGATACAGGACGAGTTCGGGATCTCGGGCGTCTGGACCTCGCTGATCCTCACGTCCGTCCTCCTCGTCGGGGCGATCATCACGCCGGTCATCGGAAAGTGCGGCGACCTCTTCGGGAAGAAGCGGATGATGCTCGTCTGCATCGCCATCTACGCCGCCGGCGTCGTCGCCAGCGGGTGGGCCACCGACATTGGAAGCCTCCTTCTCTTCCGGGCCCTCCAGGGCACCGGCCTCGGGATGTTCCCCCTCTGCTATGCCCTGATCCGTGAGCAGTTCCCGCCCGAGCGGGTGCCGGTCGCCGTCGGGACGATCGCTGCCATGTTCGGGGCCGGAACCCTCCTCGGGATCTTTGTCGGTTCATGGATCGTCGGACTGTATAGCTGGCGGATGACCTTCCACCTGGTCGCCCCGGCCGTATTCATTCTCCTGGCGCTGACGGCGATCGTGATCATTCCATCCCCGCCCAGGGCAGGCGCACCGATCGACCGTGCCGGGATGGCGGCCTTCACCCTCACCCTCCTCTCCTTCGTCCTCGCCCTCACCCTTGGAGGGACGGCAGGATGGTCGTCGCCGGGCATTCTGCTCCTCATCCTCATGACGGCCGTCTTCGGCGCACTCTTCGTACGGGTCGAGGCCGTGGCCGAGGAGCCGATGCTCGACCTCTCCATGGTGCAGAAACTCCCGGTGCTCATCGCCCTCGTGATCGGGCTCATCGTCGTCATGGCGACCTTCATGCTCATCCAGACCCTCCCCTACCTCATCGAGAGCCCGACCGGCCTCGGCCTCCCGGCCCTGGCCGTCGGGCTGATCCTGATGCCGGGCTCGGTCGCCGATATGATCTCGGGCCCTGCGACCGGGGCGATGGTCGGCAGGTGGGGGGTGCGCCCGGCGATGGTCCTTGGATCGGCCCTCCTTCTCGTCGGGGCCCTCCTCTATCTCTTCACCGGCCCATCGGTTGCAGTCCTGGTGATTGCCGGAGTTCTCTTCAATGCCGGCATGTCGGTCACCCTCACCGGCAACACGATCATCGTCATCAGGGCGGCGGATGCAGCCGATACCGGGGCATGGACCGCCGTCTACCACACCTCGCAGAACATCGGCGGAATGATCGGGCCGGTGATCGCCGGCGCATTCCTCACCGGTTTTGCGGTGAATGTGCCCGGGTGGACGGCGCCCATGCCATCGACGGAGGCGTTCCACCTCGTGTTCGTGGCGATCTCGGTCCTATCTCTCGCCACGCTTCTCCTCTCCCTGCGGGTGAGGGACAGCGAAACCTGA